The following proteins come from a genomic window of Cronobacter malonaticus LMG 23826:
- a CDS encoding histidine phosphatase family protein produces MEIILMRHGRPDIANSGVIGARNMPGWISRYNEADTGSDVPPSTSRQLAARADTVISSDLPRAISSLKALGYEPVQTDTLYREAELPAYGIGGLRLSPLAWSGIFRVLWLCGLLGNAETLHAAKARAATAAENLATLASNKEGPVLLMGHGIMNRLIARRLLRQGWCEIRKSEEDYWGAGVYRLSE; encoded by the coding sequence ATGGAAATCATTCTGATGCGCCACGGCAGGCCTGATATAGCGAATTCAGGCGTGATCGGTGCCCGAAATATGCCAGGCTGGATAAGCCGTTATAACGAGGCTGATACAGGGAGCGATGTTCCCCCTTCCACGAGCCGTCAACTGGCGGCCCGCGCAGATACGGTTATCAGCAGCGACTTACCGCGCGCAATCTCTTCACTAAAAGCACTCGGTTATGAGCCAGTGCAAACCGATACCTTATACCGAGAGGCAGAGCTTCCGGCGTATGGTATCGGCGGGCTGCGTTTGTCGCCTCTGGCATGGAGTGGCATTTTTCGCGTGCTATGGCTGTGCGGGTTATTGGGCAATGCTGAAACGCTGCATGCCGCAAAAGCGCGCGCGGCGACGGCGGCGGAAAACCTGGCAACGCTTGCCAGCAACAAGGAAGGTCCGGTGCTACTGATGGGGCATGGCATTATGAATCGTTTGATTGCCCGCCGCCTTCTTCGTCAGGGCTGGTGCGAAATCCGCAAATCCGAAGAAGACTACTGGGGAGCAGGGGTTTATCGACTTTCGGAGTGA
- a CDS encoding SDR family oxidoreductase: MTVQHILIIGASRGIGRGLADTFARDGADVIATVREKKSEDTHPRITTQILDMTDPASCARLHEQLSAVTFDALIVNAGIFGPNHQSVSQATEQEIASLFLTNAIAPVRLAEMMLSQVREGGVIAFMSSSTASYTNNDTGDMALYRASKSALNSLARSFAVTTALPGKRSVLLLHPGWVQTDMGGKRAPVTVDESAAGLKDVINAALDKPQCRFIDYRGREIAP; encoded by the coding sequence ATGACGGTACAGCATATCCTGATTATTGGCGCATCACGCGGGATTGGCCGTGGTCTTGCAGACACTTTCGCGCGAGATGGCGCCGACGTCATTGCCACCGTGCGCGAGAAAAAAAGCGAGGACACCCATCCGCGTATCACGACGCAAATCTTGGACATGACCGACCCGGCGAGCTGTGCCCGACTTCATGAACAGCTCAGTGCCGTAACCTTCGATGCGCTCATCGTTAACGCCGGTATCTTCGGGCCGAATCATCAGAGCGTATCGCAGGCCACCGAACAGGAGATTGCCTCGCTCTTTCTGACCAACGCTATCGCGCCGGTGCGGCTGGCGGAAATGATGCTCTCGCAGGTACGTGAAGGCGGTGTTATAGCCTTTATGTCCTCCAGCACCGCCAGCTACACAAATAACGATACGGGTGACATGGCGCTCTATCGCGCCAGTAAGAGCGCGCTGAATTCGCTGGCGCGCTCGTTTGCCGTGACAACAGCGCTGCCGGGTAAACGCAGCGTGCTGTTGCTCCACCCCGGCTGGGTCCAGACCGATATGGGCGGCAAGCGCGCGCCGGTGACGGTAGACGAGAGCGCGGCAGGGCTGAAAGACGTTATTAACGCCGCGCTGGATAAGCCGCAGTGCCGCTTTATCGATTACCGCGGGCGGGAGATTGCGCCGTAG
- a CDS encoding glycoside hydrolase family 1 protein, which translates to MKTFPDGFLWGGAVAANQVEGAYLTDGKGLSTSDVQPEGILGPVVERVPGDSGIKDVAIDFYHRYPDDIALFAEMGFSCLRVSIGWTRIFPNGDEQEPNEAGLAFYDKLFDELAAHNITPLVTLSHYEMPWGLVTQYGGWGNRETIGFFERYARTVFTRYRNKVKLWLTFNEINMSLHAPMTGVGLPEESTQAQIYQAIHHQLVASALAVKACHEIIPDAKIGNMLLGGLMYPLTCKPDDVFAALQENRTWQFFGDIQCRGAYPGYMLRYFRDNGISLTITEEDRAALRSTVDFISFSYYMTGCVTTDEALNQQARGNILNMVPNPHLQGSEWGWQIDPVGLRTLLNVLWDRYQKPLFIVENGLGAKDRVEEDGTINDDYRINYLNDHLVQVREAIEDGVEVMGYTSWGPIDLVSASKAELSKRYGFIYVDRHDDGSGTFARSRKKSFYWYKDVIASNGGSLR; encoded by the coding sequence ATGAAAACTTTCCCGGACGGCTTTCTGTGGGGCGGCGCCGTCGCCGCAAACCAGGTTGAGGGCGCTTATCTTACGGATGGCAAAGGGCTTTCCACCTCTGACGTGCAGCCTGAAGGCATTTTAGGCCCGGTGGTTGAGCGCGTGCCAGGCGACAGCGGCATTAAAGACGTGGCGATCGATTTTTACCACCGTTACCCGGACGATATCGCCCTGTTTGCCGAAATGGGCTTTAGCTGCCTGCGCGTTTCCATCGGCTGGACGCGTATCTTCCCGAACGGCGACGAACAGGAACCCAACGAGGCGGGACTGGCGTTCTACGATAAGCTTTTTGATGAACTGGCGGCGCATAACATCACACCGCTGGTGACGTTGTCACATTATGAGATGCCCTGGGGGCTGGTGACGCAGTACGGCGGATGGGGCAACCGCGAGACGATCGGTTTTTTCGAACGTTATGCGCGCACCGTGTTCACCCGTTACCGGAACAAGGTCAAACTGTGGCTGACCTTTAACGAAATTAATATGTCGCTGCACGCGCCGATGACTGGCGTCGGCCTGCCGGAAGAGAGCACGCAGGCGCAGATTTATCAGGCTATCCATCATCAGCTGGTGGCGAGCGCGCTGGCGGTGAAGGCGTGCCACGAGATAATCCCGGACGCGAAAATCGGCAATATGCTGCTCGGCGGCCTGATGTATCCGCTCACCTGCAAGCCGGATGATGTCTTTGCGGCATTGCAGGAGAACCGCACCTGGCAGTTCTTCGGCGATATCCAGTGCCGCGGCGCTTATCCTGGCTACATGCTGCGTTATTTCCGCGACAACGGTATCTCGCTGACTATTACCGAGGAAGATCGCGCGGCGCTGCGCTCAACGGTCGATTTCATCTCCTTTAGCTACTACATGACCGGCTGCGTGACGACTGACGAGGCGCTGAACCAGCAGGCGCGCGGCAACATTCTGAATATGGTGCCGAACCCGCATCTGCAAGGCTCTGAGTGGGGCTGGCAAATCGACCCTGTCGGGCTGCGCACGCTGCTGAATGTGCTCTGGGATCGCTATCAGAAGCCGCTGTTTATCGTTGAGAACGGACTTGGCGCGAAAGACCGCGTGGAGGAAGACGGCACCATTAACGATGATTACCGCATCAATTATCTGAACGATCATCTTGTTCAGGTGCGCGAGGCGATTGAGGACGGCGTGGAGGTGATGGGCTACACCAGCTGGGGGCCGATTGATCTGGTGAGCGCCTCGAAGGCCGAGCTGTCGAAACGTTACGGCTTTATCTATGTCGACCGCCACGACGACGGCAGCGGCACCTTCGCCCGCAGCCGCAAGAAAAGCTTTTACTGGTACAAAGACGTGATTGCCAGCAATGGCGGATCGCTGCGCTGA
- a CDS encoding tyrosine-type recombinase/integrase, which produces MTELPDDNLLPGAFSGEHFSDLRPLAVGGEARPLNPAMAYLLSLPSAASRQTMRSFLHIVAGMLGARAMQHCPWGSLRRHHVQGLLEMLSASGRAPATINTYLSAMKGTAREAWMMKLMDTDSYQQILAVRAVRGSRLTRGRALTAQEVRALFLLCEQDKSCKGPRDAAMLAVMLGCGLRRSEVVGLDYASILESDQALRVLGKGNKERLAFMPDAVWQRLRHWTDSVRGEHPGPLFTRIRAGDDVTSERLTPQAVYHILNERRMQCGIDDCAPHDLRRTFASMMLDNGEDLITVRDAMGHASVTTTQKYDRRGDARLRRAANKIKL; this is translated from the coding sequence ATGACGGAACTGCCTGACGACAACCTGCTGCCTGGCGCTTTTTCAGGAGAGCACTTCAGCGATCTCCGCCCGCTCGCCGTGGGTGGCGAGGCGCGGCCCCTCAACCCGGCGATGGCCTATCTTTTAAGCCTGCCGTCTGCCGCGAGCCGCCAGACCATGCGATCCTTTTTGCATATCGTCGCCGGCATGCTCGGTGCCCGCGCGATGCAGCACTGCCCGTGGGGCAGCCTGCGGCGGCATCATGTGCAGGGCTTACTGGAGATGCTTTCGGCATCCGGCCGCGCGCCTGCCACAATCAACACTTATCTGTCTGCGATGAAAGGCACCGCCCGCGAGGCGTGGATGATGAAGCTGATGGATACCGACAGCTATCAGCAAATCCTTGCCGTACGGGCGGTACGCGGCAGCCGTCTCACCCGCGGGCGGGCATTGACTGCACAAGAAGTTCGCGCGCTGTTTTTGCTCTGCGAGCAGGACAAAAGCTGTAAAGGCCCTCGCGACGCGGCGATGCTGGCGGTGATGCTGGGCTGCGGGTTGCGCCGCTCGGAGGTGGTCGGGCTGGATTATGCGAGCATCCTCGAGTCAGACCAGGCCCTGCGCGTGCTCGGTAAAGGCAATAAAGAGCGGCTGGCATTTATGCCGGATGCGGTCTGGCAGCGGCTCCGGCACTGGACTGACAGCGTGCGCGGCGAACACCCCGGCCCGCTCTTCACCCGCATTCGCGCCGGTGACGATGTCACGTCTGAGCGCCTGACCCCACAGGCGGTGTACCATATTCTGAACGAGCGCCGTATGCAGTGCGGCATCGATGACTGCGCGCCGCACGATCTTCGCCGCACGTTCGCCTCCATGATGCTCGATAACGGCGAAGATCTGATCACAGTGCGTGACGCAATGGGCCATGCCAGCGTCACGACGACGCAAAAATATGACCGCCGCGGCGATGCCCGCCTGCGCCGCGCGGCAAATAAAATCAAGCTTTGA